The following are encoded in a window of Planctomycetaceae bacterium genomic DNA:
- a CDS encoding efflux RND transporter periplasmic adaptor subunit: MSTANTVIAKLNSALRSRIKYVLIGVVLLVVIFIFIRIRNGNGQDMIQYKTEPAKLGNITVLVTATGTLEPTNEVEVGSEVSGKIKSIEVDYNNKVKIGQVLARLDTSTLEAKVAQSKADLESAKANVLQAKATLKETGSKIEQYKKARELSGNKVPSQLEYDSAEASLERAKADVAIAEAAVSKAQATLSSDETDLAKAVICSPIDGVVLTRKVETGQTVAASFETPVLFTLAEDLTKMELHVNVDEADIGQVKEGQAATFTVDAYPNQIFDAQITQVRYGSSTTDGVVTYETILTVDNNDMMLRPGMTATADIIVSDVEDVIAIPNSALRFEMPETTEKENGSVLSSLLPHPPGSETKQKETEVVSGSSRQIYVMQNGSPVSVSITTGVTNGVLTEVLSGDVAEDTPVIVGTVSKSSK, from the coding sequence ATGAGTACCGCAAACACAGTAATTGCAAAACTTAATTCCGCCCTACGAAGCCGTATAAAATATGTGCTGATTGGTGTGGTTTTATTGGTCGTGATATTTATTTTTATACGCATTCGCAACGGCAACGGTCAGGATATGATACAGTATAAAACAGAACCGGCCAAGCTCGGAAATATTACGGTTCTTGTAACGGCAACCGGCACTTTGGAACCTACGAATGAAGTTGAAGTCGGAAGTGAAGTATCAGGCAAAATCAAAAGCATTGAAGTCGATTACAATAATAAGGTAAAAATCGGACAGGTTTTGGCTCGACTCGATACATCAACTCTGGAAGCAAAAGTAGCCCAGTCCAAAGCGGATTTGGAATCGGCGAAAGCCAATGTCTTGCAGGCGAAAGCTACTTTGAAAGAAACCGGCAGTAAAATTGAACAGTATAAAAAAGCGCGTGAGTTAAGCGGCAATAAGGTGCCTTCGCAGCTTGAATATGATTCGGCTGAAGCATCATTAGAACGCGCAAAAGCGGATGTGGCCATCGCCGAGGCGGCTGTTTCAAAAGCACAGGCAACGCTTAGTTCAGACGAAACTGATTTGGCCAAGGCTGTTATCTGCTCACCGATAGACGGCGTTGTGCTGACTCGTAAAGTAGAAACCGGCCAAACCGTTGCGGCTTCGTTTGAAACGCCGGTGTTGTTTACGCTTGCTGAAGATTTAACAAAAATGGAACTGCACGTTAATGTTGACGAGGCTGATATCGGTCAGGTCAAAGAAGGTCAGGCGGCAACGTTTACCGTAGATGCCTATCCTAATCAAATTTTTGACGCACAAATTACACAGGTGCGTTATGGTTCGTCAACAACCGACGGCGTTGTAACATACGAAACAATTTTAACTGTTGATAACAACGATATGATGCTTCGACCGGGAATGACAGCCACTGCGGATATAATCGTTTCAGATGTCGAAGATGTGATAGCGATACCCAATTCTGCGCTGCGTTTTGAAATGCCGGAGACAACGGAAAAGGAAAATGGCAGCGTACTTAGTTCGCTGCTGCCGCATCCACCCGGAAGTGAAACCAAACAAAAGGAAACCGAAGTTGTAAGCGGAAGCAGTCGGCAGATTTATGTTATGCAGAATGGCAGTCCTGTTTCTGTCTCTATAACGACCGGCGTTACAAACGGTGTTTTAACAGAAGTGCTTTCCGGTGATGTTGCGGAAGATACTCCGGTGATAGTCGGCACTGTAAGCAAAAGCTCAAAATAA